Proteins encoded by one window of Lathyrus oleraceus cultivar Zhongwan6 chromosome 1, CAAS_Psat_ZW6_1.0, whole genome shotgun sequence:
- the LOC127080717 gene encoding probable LRR receptor-like serine/threonine-protein kinase At3g47570, which yields MAKLCSLLFLLSLSLNYYSFTCLSMSRKNMTTDESSLLAFKSSITLYPSLMFNTWSTSSSLCTWVGVTCDEQQHGRVIALDLNNMGLKGVISPQLGNLSFLVYLNLQGNGFTGELPQSLFRVHRLEFLDLSCNEFVGGIPIEVGDLSKLQYMNLGSNKLSGTIPQTISKLSSLVEIHLDNNSLSGEIPKEMGDLTQLMTMDLKYNQLSGKIPSIIFNNSLLQYFILAHNNLSGNLPSNICKGLPNLATLYISYNKFSGDMPTVWHQCANLEVLSLSFNGFNKGPIPEDMGNLSKLHYLDLSKNNLDGSIPEQIGNLDQLDTLLLTNNSLRGPIALKLFNISSLRILYLANNFLSGILPSDIGRGLPKLEKLQLGVNMFGGNIPIGIANASKLTEIDFMRNEFSGIIPNVFGGLKLLECLHLYSNPNLKLDDSFGFNFLTSLTDCRHLKYLSISHTRLSKLPKSIGNLTVQYFWADSSGISGNFPLEIGNMSNLIRLTLTKNDLNGPIPRTIRGLQNLQSLNLGYNGLQGSIGDELCEIRGLSDLYLSNNKLSGELPTCLGNMTSLRNIDMSSNSLISKIPSSFWSLRDLLVVDLSSNAFGGNLPPEISKWRAITLLDLSDNQISSNIPETIGLIQTLQTLYLANNKLYGTIPTSLGEMFSLRFLDLSQNLLTGVIPKSLESLSLLKSINFSYNMLQGEIPDGGPFKNFTAQSFMHNEALCGNPLLQVPSCDKHVRRRSIAKMLLIKCMLPIIVSVILVVGCVVLVLHKRKKVENRIGKDLSTIGAQRRFSYYELVRATDGFSESNLLGKGSFGSVYQGTLSSGELVAVKVIDLNFEATSRSFDVECNAMRNLRHRNLVEIISSCSNANFKSLVMKFMSNGSVEKWLYSYNYCLDFLQRLNIMIDVASALEYLHHGSSIPVVHCDLKPSNVLLDRHMVAHVSDFGIAKLLDDGRSEIHTETLATLGYVAPEYGSKGVVSVKGDVYSFGIMLMEMFTRKKPTDEMFAAELTLKTWISGSLPNSVMEVVDSNLLQQHEKTIHDIVFHISSIFALSLSCCADSPEERNNMTDITASLIKIRTLFLQEKGNEKM from the exons ATGGCCAAACTATGCTCTCTTCTCTTTCTTCTCTCACTCTCACTAAATTATTACTCCTTCACTTGTTTATCTATGAGTAGAAAGAACATGACCACAGATGAATCTTCACTTCTTGCATTCAAATCCTCCATTACTTTATACCCTTCTCTTATGTTCAATACTTGGTCAACCTCATCTTCGTTATGCACTTGGGTTGGTGTTACATGTGATGAACAACAACATGGTAGAGTCATTGCTTTGGATCTTAATAACATGGGACTTAAAGGTGTTATTTCCCCACAACTTGGGAATCTCTCGTTCCTTGTTTACCTTAATCTTCAAGGAAATGGTTTCACTGGTGAGTTGCCACAATCTTTATTTCGGGTGCATCGATTGGAGTTTCTTGATTTGAGCTGCAATGAGTTTGTTGGAGGAATTCCAATAGAGGTTGGGGACTTGTCAAAACTTCAATATATGAATCTTGGTAGTAACAAACTTTCTGGAACCATACCTCAAACCATTTCCAAGTTGTCTTCACTTGTAGAAATTCATTTAGATAATAACTCACTCTCAG GAGAAATTCCAAAAGAGATGGGTGATCTTACACAACTAATGACAATGGACCTTAAATATAATCAGCTTTCTGGCAAAATACCATCAATAATCTTCAACAACTCACTGCTGCAATATTTTATTCTTGCTCATAATAATCTATCCGGCAATCTTCCATCAAATATTTGCAAAGGACTTCCAAATCTTGCAACACTTTATATTTCTTATAACAAATTTTCTGGTGACATGCCAACTGTTTGGCATCAATGTGCAAATTTGGAAGTCTTATCATTATCCTTCAATGGTTTCAACAAAGGACCTATTCCAGAAGACATGGGAAACTTGAGCAAGCTTCATTATTTAGATCTTAGTAAAAACAACTTGGACG GTTCAATACCCGAGCAGATTGGAAATCTTGATCAACTCGATACCCTACTATTAACCAACAATAGCTTGAGAGGACCTATTGCATTAAAACTCTTCAACATTTCATCATTGAGAATCTTGTATCTTGCAAACAATTTTCTCTCGGGCATTCTTCCATCAGACATAGGACGTGGCTTGCCTAAATTGGAAAAATTACAATTAGGTGTAAACATGTTTGGAGGAAACATTCCAATTGGCATAGCCAACGCTTCTAAGCTCACTGAAATAGACTTTATGAGAAATGAATTCAGTGGAATAATACCTAATGTCTTTGGTGGTTTAAAACTCCTTGAATGTCTCCATTTATATTCCAATCCTAATTTGAAACTAGATGATTCCTTTGGATTCAACTTCCTCACTTCACTCACAGATTGTAGACATTTGAAATATTTGTCTATTTCACATACTAGATTATCCAAACTTCCAAAGTCAATTGGAAACTTAACTGTACAATATTTCTGGGCAGATTCTTCCGGAATTAGTGGTAATTTTCCCTTGGAGATCGGAAACATGAGCAACCTGATTCGATTAACTCTGACAAAGAATGATTTAAATGGACCAATTCCGCGTACGATTAGAGGGTTACAGAACCTTCAGTCTTTGAATCTTGGCTACAACGGACTTCAAGGATCCATTGGTGACGAGCTTTGTGAAATTAGAGGTTTGAGTGACTTATATCTATCAAACAATAAGCTTTCAGGAGAGTTGCCAACATGCTTGGGAAATATGACTTCTCTTAGAAACATTGATATGTCATCTAATAGCTTGATCTCCAAGATACCTTCCTCTTTTTGGAGTCTCAGAGATCTCTTAGTGGTAGATTTATCCTCCAATGCTTTCGGTGGAAATCTTCCACCAGAGATTAGTAAATGGAGAGCAATTACACTATTAGATTTGTCTGATAATCAAATTTCAAGCAACATTCCTGAAACCATAGGTTTAATACAGACTTTGCAGACTCTCTATTTAGCAAATAACAAATTGTATGGGACAATTCCCACATCACTTGGTGAAATGTTTAGTTTGAGATTCTTGGACTTGTCCCAAAATCTTCTTACTGGTGTGATTCCAAAATCTTTAGAGTCACTTTCCCTTCTTAAAAGTATCAACTTTTCATACAATATGTTACAGGGAGAGATTCCTGATGGCGGACCGTTCAAAAATTTCACAGCTCAATCTTTCATGCATAATGAAGCGCTTTGCGGTAATCCTCTCCTACAAGTACCTTCATGTGATAAACATGTTCGGAGAAGGTCAATCGCAAAGATGCTATTGATCAAATGCATGTTGCCTATAATTGTGTCAGTCATTTTAGTTGTTGGATGCGTTGTACTTGTACTGCATAAAAGGAAAAAAGTTGAAAATCGGATTGGAAAAGATTTATCGACTATAGGAGCTCAAAGAAGGTTTTCCTATTATGAACTAGTGCGAGCAACTGATGGATTTAGTGAGAGTAACTTACTTGGAAAAGGAAGCTTTGGATCTGTGTATCAAGGGACGCTTTCTAGTGGGGAGCTAGTTGCAGTTAAAGTAATTGATTTAAACTTTGAAGCAACATCAAGGAGCTTTGATGTAGAATGCAATGCAATGCGCAACCTACGACATCGAAATCTTGTTGAGATTATTAGTAGTTGTTCAAATGCTAATTTCAAATCCTTGGTGATGAAGTTTATGTCAAATGGAAGTGTTGAAAAATGGTTATACTCGTATAACTATTGTTTAGATTTCTTGCAAAGGTTGAACATAATGATAGATGTTGCATCTGCGTTGGAGTATCTTCATCACGGTTCTTCAATACCAGTGGTTCATTGTGATCTGAAACCTAGTAATGTTTTACTAGACAGACACATGGTTGCACATGTTAGCGACTTCGGCATTGCGAAGCTCTTGGATGATGGTCGATCCGAAATTCATACAGAGACTTTAGCTACTCTTGGCTATGTTGCACCAG AGTATGGTTCTAAGGGTGTTGTTTCTGTTAAAGGAGATGTATACAGTTTTGGAATTATGCTTATGGAGATGTTCACAAGAAAGAAACCAACAGATGAAATGTTTGCAGCAGAATTAACTTTGAAAACATGGATCAGTGGATCATTGCCAAATTCAGTTATGGAAGTTGTGGATTCCAATTTACTCCAACAACATGAAAAAACAATTCATGACATTGTCTTTCATATATCGTCTATTTTCGCTTTAAGCTTGAGCTGTTGCGCGGATTCACCCGAGGAGCGAAACAACATGACAGATATCACTGCTTCATTGATCAAAATCAGGACCTTATTCCTCCAAGAAAAAGGAAATGAAAAAATGTGA
- the LOC127080723 gene encoding uncharacterized protein LOC127080723, whose product MGLDESRGSVGVLDSVHEVIAIDGEIGTSREVGMNSGSSNEEAEEVKVQEKYDEENIRDELPVADQETSYDSSNSVNQEVVETVVVVIESVHVQTEYVNGEDRKLEANPDESGLSLVSMKSPKGESEIDKDSCVIDMKCSSHKGFSENSQGERICRICHLAFGPASDAAIVENASATSGDFIQLGCACKDELGIAHVYCAEVWFKLKGNRLCEICGETAKNVSSVTNNGPMEEWNDRRFMDNGGNSSRRFGGCWRAQPFCNFLMACLVIAFIMPWFFHVNMF is encoded by the exons ATGGGTTTAGATGAGAGCAGAGGTAGTGTTGGGGTATTGGATTCGGTTCATGAAGTGATTGCAATTGATGGGGAAATTGGAACTTCAAGAGAAGTGGGTATGAATTCAGGATCCAGTAACGAGGAGGCTGAGGAAGTTAAGGTTCAGGAAAAGTATGATGAAGAAAATATTCGTGACGAATTGCCAGTTGCTGATCAAGAAACTAGTTATGATTCAAGCAATTCGGTTAATCAGGAAGTGGTTGAGACAGTTGTTGTTGTAATAGAGTCTGTTCATGTTCAGACTGAGTATGTTAATGGAGAGGATAGGAAATTGGAAGCAAACCCTGATGAATCAGGGCTTAGTTTGGTTTCCATGAAATCGCCAAAAGGGGAGTCTGAAATCGATAAAGATTCTTGTGTGATTGATATGAAGTGCAGTAGCCACAAAGGGTTTTCTGAGAACTCACAAGGTGAAAGGATTTGTAGGATTTGTCATCTGGCTTTTGGGCCAGCATCAGACGCAGCAATTGTCGAAAATGCTAGTGCTACAAGTGGAGATTTTATTCAACTTGGTTGCGCGTGTAAAGACGAGCTCGGCATTGCTCATGTTTATTGTGCTGAAGTGTGGTTCAAGCTCAAGGGAAACAG ATTATGTGAAATATGTGGTGAGACTGCAAAAAATGTTTCGAGTGTTACTAACAACGGACCTATGGAAGAGTGGAATGATAGAAGATTCATGGACAACGGAGGTAACTCATCCCGCAGATTTGGTGGATGCTGGCGAGCACAGCCGTTTTGTAATTTCTTGATGGCGTGCCTGGTAATAGCTTTCATTATGCCATGGTTTTTTCATGTAAACATGTTCTAG